The following proteins are encoded in a genomic region of Flammeovirga pectinis:
- a CDS encoding DUF4421 family protein yields MSNSKLQLVFNNYPPNNWWDDDALVRRERPKDVVYIPNNSYLIGVGVSFGNLGIRASIQTPISEYNEDIYGKSSVFRLRVDGFVKKWYLDAEYYRYSGFTDTNVAIYDSTWNRPEKLIREDIITRSTNLHAVKFTNKKFSYKAVFKQKEIQLKSAFTTYYKLRYRSENYNAAEPFIPPLARNPDSKYGTMTRLRMNDFTVIGGGAGVLVWNGFYLGAMIGIGIGGQHQSFTLDSESGIHYSMIPALDIKASGGYNAERMFITFQLNSEMTYSALPSTFNQEFLAISYFTNFEVNCGYRFDMGPHISRSVQWANHIIHTTVDAVMGKGHVKTNKKASDN; encoded by the coding sequence ATGTCCAATTCAAAATTACAACTCGTATTTAATAACTATCCACCTAATAATTGGTGGGATGATGATGCTCTTGTTAGAAGAGAACGACCTAAAGACGTTGTCTACATACCTAATAATAGTTACTTAATTGGTGTAGGTGTTAGTTTTGGAAATTTAGGGATTAGAGCCAGTATACAAACTCCAATTTCTGAATACAATGAAGATATTTATGGTAAATCTAGTGTATTTAGATTAAGAGTAGATGGCTTTGTAAAAAAATGGTACCTCGATGCTGAATATTACAGGTATAGTGGTTTTACAGATACAAACGTTGCCATTTACGATAGTACTTGGAACAGACCTGAAAAATTAATTAGAGAAGATATTATCACAAGATCAACCAATTTACATGCTGTAAAATTTACTAATAAAAAATTTAGCTATAAGGCTGTTTTTAAACAAAAAGAAATTCAGTTAAAAAGTGCATTTACCACATATTACAAACTAAGGTATCGTTCTGAAAATTATAATGCAGCAGAGCCATTTATTCCTCCACTAGCAAGAAACCCAGATTCAAAATATGGAACGATGACACGTTTAAGAATGAACGACTTTACTGTTATTGGTGGCGGAGCAGGTGTTTTAGTTTGGAATGGATTTTACCTTGGTGCAATGATAGGTATTGGAATTGGAGGACAACACCAAAGTTTTACTTTAGATTCTGAATCTGGTATACATTACTCTATGATTCCAGCTCTTGATATTAAAGCTTCTGGTGGCTATAATGCAGAAAGAATGTTCATTACATTTCAACTGAACTCAGAAATGACGTATAGTGCACTACCTTCGACTTTTAATCAAGAATTTTTAGCGATTAGTTACTTTACCAACTTTGAAGTAAACTGCGGTTATAGATTTGACATGGGACCTCACATTAGTAGAAGTGTACAATGGGCGAATCACATTATTCATACTACTGTTGATGCAGTAATGGGAAAGGGCCATGTTAAAACAAATAAAAAAGCATCTGATAATTAA
- a CDS encoding Glu/Leu/Phe/Val family dehydrogenase, translated as MGYIEPAPITDKENPFESMMERFNIAAEKLGLDLETYEVLKSPAKQVIVSLPIVMDDGHKKVFEGYRVIHSNTLGPSKGGVRYDLDVNLDEVKALAAWMTWKCAVVDIPYGGAKGGIKCDPSVMSKGELERLTRAYTVKMYEVFGPDTDIPAPDMGTGPQEMAWIMDEYSKAQGKTVQAVVTGKPLVLGGSLGRVEATGRGVMVSTMEALRKMKIDPTAATVAVQGFGNVGSNAAKLLAQKGLKIIAISDHTGAFYNLDGIDLREASEYRATYKTLEGYTGGSKITNDELLELDVDVLVPAAKEDVINNKNADKIKAKLIVEGANGPTGAKADGILHKKGIVVVPDILANAGGVTVSYFEWVQNRLGYKWTRDRVNRRSDRIMKEAFERVFSVADKHNVSLRIASYMVAITKVADTYKLRGSF; from the coding sequence ATGGGGTACATTGAACCAGCACCAATAACCGACAAAGAGAATCCATTTGAGTCGATGATGGAGCGATTTAATATTGCTGCCGAAAAGCTAGGCTTGGATTTAGAAACCTATGAGGTTTTAAAAAGTCCTGCAAAACAAGTAATAGTATCATTACCAATTGTAATGGATGATGGTCATAAGAAAGTTTTTGAAGGATATAGAGTGATCCACTCAAACACATTAGGACCTTCAAAAGGCGGTGTTAGATACGATTTAGATGTAAACCTTGATGAGGTTAAAGCACTTGCAGCATGGATGACATGGAAATGTGCTGTAGTGGATATTCCTTATGGAGGTGCAAAAGGTGGAATTAAATGCGATCCATCTGTTATGTCGAAAGGAGAGTTAGAAAGACTTACAAGAGCTTATACTGTAAAAATGTATGAAGTTTTTGGTCCAGATACTGATATTCCTGCCCCAGATATGGGTACAGGACCTCAAGAAATGGCTTGGATTATGGATGAATACTCTAAAGCCCAAGGTAAAACGGTACAAGCAGTTGTTACAGGTAAACCATTAGTCTTGGGAGGTTCATTGGGTAGAGTTGAAGCTACAGGTCGAGGTGTTATGGTTTCTACTATGGAAGCTTTGCGTAAAATGAAAATTGACCCAACTGCGGCAACAGTTGCAGTACAAGGCTTTGGTAATGTAGGTAGCAATGCAGCAAAGTTATTAGCCCAAAAGGGACTTAAAATTATAGCAATTAGCGATCATACAGGAGCATTCTATAATTTAGATGGAATTGATTTAAGAGAAGCTAGCGAATATAGAGCTACTTATAAAACATTAGAAGGTTATACTGGAGGTAGTAAAATTACTAATGACGAGTTACTTGAACTTGATGTTGATGTATTAGTACCAGCAGCAAAAGAAGATGTAATCAATAATAAGAATGCTGATAAAATTAAAGCAAAGTTAATTGTTGAAGGAGCTAATGGACCAACAGGTGCAAAAGCAGACGGCATTCTACATAAGAAAGGAATTGTAGTTGTACCAGATATTCTTGCTAATGCAGGAGGAGTTACAGTATCTTATTTTGAATGGGTACAGAACCGATTAGGATATAAATGGACTAGAGACCGTGTTAATAGAAGAAGTGATAGAATAATGAAAGAAGCTTTTGAAAGGGTTTTTTCTGTTGCTGATAAGCATAATGTATCCTTAAGGATTGCATCTTACATGGTTGCAATAACTAAAGTGGCAGATACTTATAAATTAAGAGGATCTTTCTAG